In the genome of Anabrus simplex isolate iqAnaSimp1 chromosome 6, ASM4041472v1, whole genome shotgun sequence, one region contains:
- the LOC136875946 gene encoding gamma-glutamyl hydrolase-like, with the protein MSPTQRIDVPSNSRPIIGVLSHELSTGMKYNLNVSHSSYIAASYVKFLEGAGARVVPIWIGKGKSYYKKVIYSLNGVLFPGGAAEFTDPDGYAEAGVYLYEYAIKMNEKGVYFPLWGTCLGMELMTFLAAGRREHRCDCWGYDQALPLTLKSDFQRSKLFENVPESMLDIFMNKPVAAHYHQFCITERNMTYFGLDAEWKILATAIDTQGLEFVSIIESRLYPFYAVMFHPEKNAYEWKPTKNIPHSSEAVAAMHYFGDFLVSEARKNSNSFPGKDAENDALIYNYAPTYTGRKRSVFEQCYFFD; encoded by the coding sequence ATGTCTCCCACACAACGTATAGATGTTCCATCTAACAGTCGTCCTATAATTGGTGTACTTTCTCATGAACTGTCAACAGgaatgaaatataatttaaatgTTAGTCACAGTAGTTACATTGCGGCATCTTACGTAAAATTTTTGGAGGGAGCTGGAGCAAGAGTTGTTCCGATATGGATTGGTAAAGGCAAGTCTTACTATAAAAAGGTAATTTACTCATTGAACGGCGTGCTGTTTCCTGGGGGCGCAGCAGAATTCACTGACCCTGATGGATACGCAGAGGCTGGAGTATATCTATATGAATATGCTATAAAAATGAACGAGAAAGGTGTATATTTTCCCTTGTGGGGCACATGCCTCGgtatggaattgatgacattcttaGCCGCAGGTCGTAGAGAACATCGTTGTGATTGCTGGGGCTATGATCAAGCTTTGCCATTAACTTTAAAATCGGATTTCCAGAGAAGTAAATTGTTTGAAAATGTTCCAGAATCCATGCTAGACATTTTTATGAACAAACCAGTGGCCGCTCACTATCACCAGTTTTGTATAACGGAAAGAAATATGACATACTTTGGACTGGATGCAGAATGGAAAATATTAGCTACAGCCATCGACACCCAGGGACTGGAGTTCGTTTCCATTATTGAATCGCGACTGTATCCTTTTTATGCAGTTATGTTTCATCCAGAGAAGAATGCGTATGAGTGGAAACCAACAAAAAATATTCCTCATTCAAGTGAAGCTGTTGCAGCAATGCACTATTTTGGTGACTTCCTTGTATCTGAAGCCCggaagaattcaaattcatttcCAGGCAAAGATGCGGAAAATGATGCCCTCATCTATAATTATGCACCAACTTACACTGGTAGAAAAAGAAGTGTTTTCGAGCAGTGTTACTTTTTTGATTAG